The following are from one region of the Quercus robur chromosome 1, dhQueRobu3.1, whole genome shotgun sequence genome:
- the LOC126712467 gene encoding uncharacterized protein LOC126712467, with translation MYNEIDGDFDDVTISTFKVGFPAEHGLRKSLTDKPITSVIQLMDWIDKYKRSGSANTQAVNAVFGELVHQLIREGKLKQLLHHSSGQAKQTGSDPERDAFSRPPLGTINVIFAAPGRTGSYSFRVMSVTRVSTKDNNSEPKRARIEIQSVLGFSDEDKIGTIQPHDDALVVTLRIGGMM, from the exons ATGTACAATGAGATAGATGGTGACTTTGATGACGTGACCATCAGTACTTTTAAGGTTGGCTTCCCTGCAGAGCATGGTTTAAGGAAGTCTCTGACTGACAAACCTATTACCAGTGTGATTCAATTAATGGACTGGATTGATAAGTATAAGAGG TCAGGGTCTGCTAACACCCAGGCGGTTAATGCAGTGTTCGGAGAACTGGTGCATCAG CTTatccgagaaggaaagttgaagCAGCTGTTGCACCATTCCAGTGGCCAGGCAAAGCAGACAGGTTCAGATCCCGAGAGAGATGCTTTTTCAAGACCTCCTCTGGGAACGATCAATGTCATCTTTGCTGCTCCAGGTAGGACCGGCTCTTATTCCTTCAGAGTGATGTCTGTGACTCGGGTGTCCACCAAGGACAACAATTCGGAGCCAAAAAGAGCTAGAATAGAAATCCAATCGGTTCTGGGCTTCTCAGACGAGGATAAGAttggaaccatccaacctcatgacgatgctttggtggtcacaCTCAGGATagggggtatgatgtga